Proteins encoded together in one Synechococcus sp. A15-62 window:
- a CDS encoding IctB family putative bicarbonate transporter, which produces MASADATQTANGGALLVRWQGLMAPDQAVLKRLESLAGLLLLVLLTGLPLFTRTGLALVIAACGVLWLLWCLCSPPPERIGTISRWLMLFLAIGIVATGCSPVPIAASKGLIKLLSYLGVYALLCKLLLSNSRWWDRLVAGLLSGGLLSSVLALRQLYASSEELAGWADPNSISAGTIRIYGPLGNPNLLAGYLLPLIPFAAIALARWRGLGAQLFAGTTLVLAATATLFTYSRGGWLGMVAAGAVLLLLLLLRWTRHWPPLWRRLVPLAVLLVGAACLVVAATQIDPIRTRITSLLAGRGDSSNNFRINVWMAAIQMVQDRPWLGIGPGNAAFNSIYPLYQQPKFNALSAYSVPLEILVETGIPGLLACLGLLANSLRQGLQQLNANGSSALASIASLAAIAGLLMQGSTDTIFFRPEVQLIGWFALASLVSQPRKS; this is translated from the coding sequence ATGGCCTCTGCGGATGCAACCCAGACGGCGAACGGTGGGGCACTGTTGGTGCGCTGGCAGGGGCTGATGGCTCCGGATCAGGCGGTGCTGAAACGCCTTGAAAGCCTGGCGGGACTGCTCCTGCTGGTCTTGCTCACGGGTCTTCCCCTGTTCACACGCACAGGCCTGGCCCTGGTGATTGCAGCCTGCGGCGTTCTGTGGCTGCTCTGGTGCCTCTGCAGTCCACCACCCGAGCGCATCGGAACCATCTCGCGCTGGCTGATGCTTTTTCTGGCCATCGGGATTGTGGCCACGGGGTGTTCTCCGGTTCCAATTGCCGCCAGCAAAGGCCTGATCAAACTGCTCAGCTACCTGGGCGTCTATGCCTTGCTCTGCAAGCTGCTGCTGAGCAACAGCCGATGGTGGGACCGTCTGGTCGCTGGACTGCTAAGTGGCGGGCTGCTCAGCAGCGTTCTGGCTTTAAGACAGCTGTATGCCTCCAGCGAGGAACTGGCGGGCTGGGCCGATCCGAATTCCATCAGCGCCGGCACCATTCGGATCTACGGCCCCCTGGGCAACCCCAACCTCCTGGCGGGTTACCTGCTGCCGCTGATTCCCTTCGCAGCGATCGCACTGGCGCGCTGGCGTGGCCTGGGAGCCCAGCTGTTTGCTGGCACCACCTTGGTGTTGGCAGCAACAGCCACGCTGTTCACCTACAGCCGCGGCGGCTGGCTGGGGATGGTTGCTGCTGGTGCCGTGCTGCTGCTGTTGCTGCTGCTCCGCTGGACGCGCCACTGGCCTCCTCTCTGGAGACGTCTGGTGCCCCTCGCCGTGCTGCTGGTTGGAGCCGCTTGTCTGGTGGTGGCGGCCACCCAGATCGATCCGATCCGCACACGCATCACCAGCCTGCTGGCGGGACGGGGGGATAGTTCCAACAATTTCCGCATCAACGTCTGGATGGCAGCCATCCAGATGGTTCAAGACCGACCCTGGCTGGGCATCGGCCCTGGCAATGCGGCGTTCAACAGCATCTATCCCCTGTATCAGCAACCGAAGTTCAACGCCCTCAGTGCCTACTCCGTTCCCTTGGAAATCCTTGTGGAAACCGGCATTCCCGGGCTGCTGGCCTGCCTGGGATTACTAGCCAACAGCCTGAGACAGGGCCTTCAGCAACTCAACGCGAACGGTTCAAGCGCCTTGGCGTCCATCGCCAGCCTCGCTGCCATCGCTGGCCTACTGATGCAGGGCAGCACCGACACGATCTTCTTCCGCCCCGAAGTTCAGCTGATCGGATGGTTTGCCCTGGCCAGCCTGGTGAGTCAACCAAGGAAATCATGA
- a CDS encoding FIST N-terminal domain-containing protein — protein MAPFAPFSWFRSGGAEASCRTGLSAKASLDEAVRDVAEQLGRSRGEADLALVFTSTGYATDLPRLLPMLRAQISAKHWIGCTGGGVVGTRGDGSASELEQMPALSVTVLSLPGASIATQHLSTEELPDLDGAAQQWHDWVGITPEAARSQILLIDPTSSGINDLISGLDYAYPGAEKIGGVAAPHNSPHGSLLLDDQVVTGAVVCSIGGSWRLETVVAQGCRPIGPVFSIEQVQRNVLLELSDGSTKASPINCLQRVLADLSERERDLVRHSLFLGVERSSLRLNANGGASQASAFLIRNLIGVDPNNGAVAVAERVRAGQNVQFHLREAAASQDEAVSLLKAATADSGDTVHFGLLMACLGRGQGLFGRADGDISLARQLMPELPVAGAFCNGEIGPVGGTTHLHGYTACWGLLRQDPDSTSGSSSDNLG, from the coding sequence ATGGCACCGTTCGCACCGTTCAGCTGGTTCCGTTCTGGGGGCGCTGAAGCCAGTTGCCGGACAGGACTTTCTGCGAAAGCGTCCCTGGACGAGGCCGTTCGGGATGTGGCCGAGCAACTGGGCCGCTCCAGGGGCGAAGCCGATCTCGCCCTCGTCTTCACTTCCACGGGTTACGCCACCGACCTGCCGCGACTGCTACCGATGCTGCGCGCCCAGATCAGCGCGAAGCATTGGATTGGATGCACCGGAGGAGGCGTGGTGGGCACCCGCGGTGACGGCAGCGCCTCGGAACTGGAGCAGATGCCGGCTTTGAGCGTGACGGTGCTCTCCCTGCCGGGGGCCTCAATCGCCACCCAACACCTGAGCACAGAGGAGTTGCCTGATCTGGATGGAGCGGCCCAGCAATGGCATGACTGGGTTGGCATCACCCCCGAGGCTGCCCGCAGCCAGATCCTGCTGATCGACCCCACCAGCAGTGGAATCAATGACCTGATCAGCGGGCTGGATTACGCCTATCCGGGAGCAGAGAAGATCGGTGGCGTCGCAGCACCCCACAACAGCCCACACGGATCGCTGCTGCTGGATGACCAGGTCGTGACCGGGGCGGTGGTCTGCTCCATCGGGGGGAGCTGGCGACTCGAAACAGTGGTGGCACAGGGCTGTCGACCCATCGGCCCGGTTTTCTCAATCGAGCAAGTGCAGCGCAACGTGTTGCTGGAACTGAGTGATGGCAGCACCAAGGCCAGCCCCATCAATTGCCTGCAACGGGTTCTGGCCGACCTCAGCGAACGGGAACGCGATCTGGTGCGTCACTCGCTGTTCCTCGGCGTGGAACGCAGCAGCCTGCGGCTGAACGCCAACGGAGGGGCCTCGCAAGCGAGTGCCTTCCTGATCCGCAACCTGATCGGAGTCGATCCCAACAACGGCGCCGTAGCCGTTGCTGAGCGGGTGCGTGCCGGTCAAAACGTGCAATTTCACCTGCGCGAAGCTGCCGCCTCCCAGGACGAAGCCGTTTCCCTGCTCAAGGCAGCGACAGCTGATTCAGGCGACACGGTCCATTTCGGACTGCTCATGGCCTGCCTGGGACGGGGCCAGGGGCTGTTCGGTCGTGCCGATGGCGACATCAGCCTGGCGCGCCAACTGATGCCTGAACTGCCCGTGGCAGGAGCGTTCTGCAACGGTGAGATCGGACCCGTCGGCGGCACGACGCATTTGCATGGCTACACCGCCTGCTGGGGCCTGCTGCGCCAGGACCCCGACAGCACCTCTGGCAGCAGCTCTGACAATCTCGGTTGA
- the trmB gene encoding tRNA (guanosine(46)-N7)-methyltransferase TrmB, producing MRQHVNPLSSFFQLPLELPPPEQLFRVPDQPIHLDIGCARGRCLLGLAERDPHWNHLGVEIRRPLVTSADRDALASEHGNVRILFCNANISLEGWMKALKQDQLQRVSIQFPDPWFKRRHRKRRVLQPALLLAIATALQPGRELFLQSDVLDVIEPMVALTELSACFDRPVEDQRPWRASNPLSVPTERERYVLEQNLPVYRVLYRRNQNPLPSVSDLEQRWQEIDNPAEALTT from the coding sequence TTGCGTCAGCACGTCAATCCCCTCAGCAGCTTCTTTCAGCTTCCGCTGGAACTTCCACCACCTGAGCAGCTGTTCCGCGTTCCTGATCAGCCGATCCATCTTGATATCGGCTGTGCCCGCGGGCGTTGCCTGCTTGGTCTGGCCGAACGTGATCCCCACTGGAACCATCTCGGCGTTGAAATCCGCCGACCGCTGGTGACGTCCGCCGATCGAGATGCGCTCGCCTCGGAGCACGGCAATGTTCGGATCCTGTTCTGCAACGCCAACATCAGCCTGGAAGGCTGGATGAAGGCCCTGAAGCAGGACCAACTCCAGCGGGTCTCCATCCAGTTCCCCGATCCCTGGTTCAAACGGCGCCACCGCAAGCGCCGGGTCCTGCAACCCGCGCTGCTTTTGGCCATTGCAACCGCCCTCCAGCCCGGCCGTGAGCTGTTTCTGCAGAGCGATGTTCTCGACGTGATTGAGCCGATGGTGGCTCTCACCGAACTCAGCGCCTGTTTTGACCGCCCCGTGGAGGATCAACGTCCCTGGCGTGCCAGCAACCCGCTTTCGGTTCCCACGGAACGGGAGCGCTACGTGCTTGAGCAAAACCTCCCCGTCTACCGGGTGCTTTACCGCCGCAACCAGAATCCACTTCCTTCCGTGTCAGATCTGGAACAGCGCTGGCAAGAGATCGATAATCCGGCTGAAGCACTCACGACCTGA
- a CDS encoding DUF3177 family protein: MNELTYRALVWLTYRLAATFAVGVPLVLLIWSAWRREPLVLRLLGIYWKVASLMAISLLLLTDQRPLGYAMAVAAPVLMVISLWFWVDINEELADQPSWRPLPLAVKVWRWAFSGFGLLSLGMSVTGLACMQKLQSPACLTWLEAPQGIHGLAATVFNFLFGGLWSEAVAAFVGYVALVAYLAGLLQWLLVRLPRYGRVAGDF; the protein is encoded by the coding sequence GTGAACGAGCTCACGTACCGCGCTCTGGTGTGGCTGACCTATCGCCTGGCCGCCACCTTTGCCGTGGGTGTGCCCTTGGTTCTGTTGATCTGGTCGGCCTGGCGTCGCGAGCCGTTGGTGCTGCGGCTGCTCGGCATCTACTGGAAGGTGGCGAGTCTGATGGCGATCAGCCTGCTGCTGCTGACCGACCAGCGCCCCCTCGGCTACGCCATGGCGGTTGCAGCACCGGTGTTGATGGTGATCAGCCTGTGGTTCTGGGTCGACATCAATGAAGAGCTGGCCGACCAGCCGTCCTGGCGTCCGCTGCCCCTTGCCGTGAAGGTGTGGCGTTGGGCGTTCAGTGGGTTCGGTCTTCTCAGCTTGGGCATGAGCGTGACGGGTTTGGCCTGCATGCAAAAGCTGCAGTCCCCGGCCTGTCTCACCTGGCTGGAAGCTCCTCAGGGCATCCATGGCCTCGCGGCCACGGTGTTCAATTTTCTGTTCGGTGGTCTTTGGAGTGAGGCCGTTGCTGCCTTTGTGGGGTACGTCGCCCTAGTGGCCTACCTGGCTGGTCTGCTGCAGTGGCTTTTGGTGCGACTACCCCGTTACGGGCGCGTGGCGGGGGATTTCTGA